In Aequorivita sp. H23M31, a single window of DNA contains:
- a CDS encoding sodium:solute symporter family protein — MQQIDWIVLIGTLLFIVLYGTWKSRQQKDTEDYLKGGNTANWWTIGLSVMATQASAITFLSTPGQAFQDGMGFVQFYFGLPIAMVIICMVFIPIYHKLNVYTAYEYLETRFDKKTRTLTAILFLIQRGLACGITIFAPSIILSAVLGWNLVYLNIIIGVLVIIYTVSGGTKAVSVTQKQQMAVIFLGMTIAFLLILNYLPLDITFSKALEIAGANGKMDILDFSFDFDNRYTFWSGIIGGTFLALSYFGTDQSQVQRYLSGRSVKQSQMGLIMNGLLKVPMQFFILLVGVMVFVFYQFNSSPLHFNPSAVKDVKQSVYAEEYNDLEVKKEEADKQLIATQIDYSKAATDLEKQEYIQKIEQLNLTEKQLREESVALIKKANPGAETNDKDYVFIHFILTNLPRGLIGLLLAVILSAAMSSTASELNALGSTTAIDLYKRNVPHKREKHYVAASRGFTLVWGIIAILVACTAHLFDNLIQLVNIIGSIFYGNVLGIFLLAFFIRYVRGKAVFIAALITQAIIIYIWYIDLMPYLWLNLVGCAVVMGIALLLQTLLPRNEDENTATVR, encoded by the coding sequence ATGCAGCAGATTGATTGGATTGTATTAATCGGAACCCTTCTTTTTATCGTACTATATGGCACTTGGAAATCCCGTCAACAAAAGGATACCGAGGATTATCTAAAGGGTGGAAATACTGCAAATTGGTGGACCATAGGCCTGAGCGTTATGGCTACACAGGCTAGCGCAATTACCTTTCTGTCCACTCCTGGGCAGGCGTTCCAAGACGGAATGGGATTTGTCCAGTTTTACTTTGGGCTACCTATTGCCATGGTAATTATCTGTATGGTTTTTATTCCCATTTACCATAAATTAAATGTTTACACCGCCTACGAATATCTTGAAACCCGCTTTGATAAAAAAACACGGACTTTAACTGCAATATTGTTTTTAATCCAACGCGGGCTCGCTTGCGGCATAACCATATTTGCACCGTCAATTATACTGTCTGCAGTACTCGGCTGGAATTTGGTTTATCTAAATATCATTATTGGCGTTCTGGTAATAATATATACGGTAAGCGGAGGAACAAAAGCAGTGAGTGTAACCCAAAAACAACAAATGGCGGTCATTTTTCTGGGAATGACAATTGCCTTCCTCTTGATTTTAAACTATTTACCCCTTGATATAACCTTTAGTAAAGCACTCGAAATTGCTGGCGCAAATGGAAAAATGGATATTCTCGATTTTTCATTCGATTTTGACAATAGGTACACGTTTTGGAGCGGAATAATAGGTGGAACATTTTTAGCACTTTCCTATTTTGGAACAGACCAAAGTCAAGTTCAACGATACCTGTCTGGAAGAAGCGTAAAACAGAGTCAGATGGGATTGATAATGAATGGATTGCTAAAGGTCCCTATGCAATTCTTCATTTTATTAGTGGGAGTTATGGTTTTTGTTTTTTATCAGTTTAACAGTTCTCCACTCCATTTTAACCCATCGGCAGTAAAAGATGTAAAACAATCTGTTTATGCCGAGGAATATAATGATCTCGAAGTTAAAAAAGAAGAGGCGGACAAGCAACTTATTGCTACCCAAATTGACTATTCTAAAGCCGCAACAGACTTAGAGAAGCAAGAATATATTCAAAAAATAGAGCAACTTAACTTGACTGAAAAACAACTTCGTGAAGAATCTGTTGCACTTATTAAAAAAGCCAATCCCGGAGCTGAGACCAATGATAAGGATTATGTGTTTATCCATTTTATTCTAACGAACCTTCCGCGCGGTTTGATTGGGCTGTTGCTAGCTGTAATACTTAGTGCAGCCATGTCTTCGACAGCGTCAGAACTTAATGCTCTCGGGAGCACTACGGCCATCGATCTGTATAAAAGAAATGTTCCTCACAAAAGAGAAAAACATTATGTGGCTGCTTCGCGAGGGTTTACTTTGGTTTGGGGAATAATAGCCATTTTAGTAGCCTGTACCGCCCATTTATTTGATAATCTGATCCAATTGGTAAATATTATTGGTTCTATTTTTTATGGAAATGTTTTAGGAATTTTCCTTTTAGCCTTTTTTATCCGTTATGTACGCGGAAAGGCAGTTTTTATTGCCGCTTTAATTACCCAGGCCATCATTATTTATATCTGGTATATCGATTTGATGCCTTATCTCTGGTTGAACTTAGTGGGTTGTGCAGTGGTAATGGGCATTGCTCTTCTGCTTCAGACCCTACTTCCCAGAAATGAAGATGAAAATACAGCGACTGTTCGGTAA
- a CDS encoding PIG-L family deacetylase, with protein sequence MQKSFLLNFLFLLITTVAAAQAPKKPTSSEIYHNLQKLNFIGSALYIAAHPDDENTRLISYLVNDVHANTAYLSITRGDGGQNLIGPELRELLGAIRTEELLEARKIDGGKQFFTRANDFGYSKNPDETFTFWNRNDVLSDVVRVIREFKPDIIINRFDHRSPGTTHGHHTASAMLSMEAYKDAGNVAKFPKSVKEFGTWEPKRLFFNTSWWFYGSQEKFQQADKSNLVPVEIGSYFPLLGLSNGEIASLSRSMHKSQGFGSTGSRGAETEYLELLKGSKLKDNDLFDGINTEWNRLEGGAEIGAILNPLEKDFDFKDPSTMLPELLKAYPLILKLKDEHWKNIKLEQLKQLILDCSGIFLEAISEQHTVNPQEDFKVNIEAVNRGKNEVILKSISVSSSKNQISPKKIIWDKSEVLSFNADKKIEITLNSGMHNPPYSSPYWLNEKGTLGMYVAPEEFIGLPETPHLEQLDFEIQFGNAVIPFTKSVIYKFNDPVNGEVYRPLEVLPEVTASIPEKVLIFANDDPRNINVIVRAGKSNISGNVSLEHPEGWKVEPSNLPFKLERTGETKTVNFTVSPPRGESEGFIKTLITLDGSEETFDKELITIDYEHIPYQSILLPSEAKVAKIDIQKKGENIGYINGAGDAIPESLKQIGYSVTTFDPTNISEKSLQKFDAVVIGIRAYNTVPELAFAQKTLNKYVENGGTLIVQYNTNHALVTENIAPYPLKLSRDRVTDEFSAVTFLAPKNPLLNTPNKITQKDFEGWVQERGLYFPNEWSKEFTPILGMHDRGEPETKGALLVAKYGKGYYIYTGLSFFRELPAGVPGAYRLFANMLSIGK encoded by the coding sequence ATGCAAAAATCCTTCCTTTTAAACTTTCTGTTCCTACTTATTACAACAGTAGCTGCAGCTCAAGCACCCAAAAAACCAACTTCTTCTGAAATATACCACAACCTCCAAAAATTGAATTTTATTGGGTCCGCTCTATACATCGCAGCCCATCCTGATGACGAGAACACACGTCTCATCTCATATTTGGTCAATGATGTTCACGCCAACACTGCCTATCTTTCAATAACTCGTGGCGATGGTGGTCAAAATCTCATAGGTCCTGAATTGCGTGAACTTTTGGGAGCAATTCGTACGGAAGAACTTTTGGAAGCACGAAAAATAGATGGAGGAAAACAGTTTTTTACTCGCGCGAACGACTTTGGTTATAGCAAGAACCCAGATGAAACTTTTACATTTTGGAATAGAAATGATGTGTTAAGTGATGTGGTTCGGGTAATTAGAGAATTTAAACCCGACATCATTATAAATCGTTTTGACCACCGCAGTCCTGGAACAACTCACGGACATCATACGGCGTCGGCAATGTTGAGTATGGAAGCCTATAAGGATGCTGGGAACGTCGCAAAGTTTCCGAAATCGGTTAAAGAATTTGGTACTTGGGAACCAAAAAGATTGTTCTTCAACACCTCATGGTGGTTTTATGGAAGTCAGGAGAAATTTCAGCAGGCGGATAAATCAAATCTTGTTCCTGTAGAAATTGGGAGTTATTTTCCATTGCTCGGACTCTCAAACGGCGAAATTGCTTCTTTAAGTAGAAGTATGCATAAATCACAGGGATTTGGAAGCACCGGCTCTCGAGGCGCGGAAACAGAATATCTGGAATTGCTTAAAGGTTCCAAACTCAAAGACAATGATCTTTTTGATGGTATAAATACCGAATGGAACCGGCTAGAAGGAGGCGCAGAAATTGGAGCAATTCTAAATCCTTTAGAGAAAGATTTCGACTTTAAGGATCCCTCCACAATGCTACCAGAACTGCTTAAAGCTTATCCTTTAATTTTAAAGCTAAAAGACGAGCATTGGAAAAATATAAAGTTGGAACAATTAAAACAATTAATTCTAGATTGTAGCGGGATTTTCCTTGAAGCTATTTCAGAACAGCATACTGTAAATCCCCAAGAAGATTTTAAAGTTAACATTGAAGCCGTTAATCGCGGTAAAAATGAAGTGATTTTGAAGTCGATCAGTGTGTCTTCATCTAAAAACCAAATCAGTCCTAAAAAGATTATTTGGGACAAATCAGAAGTTCTTTCATTCAATGCAGATAAAAAGATTGAGATTACGTTGAATTCTGGAATGCACAATCCGCCCTATTCGTCTCCTTATTGGTTAAACGAAAAAGGAACATTGGGAATGTATGTAGCACCCGAAGAGTTTATTGGCCTTCCAGAAACTCCACACCTCGAACAATTGGATTTTGAAATCCAGTTTGGCAATGCCGTTATTCCGTTTACCAAGTCTGTTATATACAAGTTCAATGATCCGGTGAACGGTGAAGTATATAGACCGCTGGAAGTTTTGCCTGAAGTTACCGCCTCTATCCCCGAAAAAGTTCTGATTTTCGCTAATGACGACCCTAGGAATATTAACGTAATAGTACGGGCCGGTAAAAGTAATATTTCAGGAAACGTTAGTCTCGAACATCCAGAAGGATGGAAAGTGGAGCCATCAAATTTGCCCTTTAAACTAGAACGAACTGGCGAAACAAAAACCGTCAATTTTACAGTTTCGCCCCCAAGAGGAGAAAGTGAAGGATTTATAAAAACCCTTATCACACTAGATGGCAGTGAGGAAACCTTTGATAAGGAATTGATAACCATCGATTATGAACACATTCCCTATCAAAGTATTTTATTGCCTTCGGAAGCAAAGGTCGCAAAAATCGACATTCAGAAAAAAGGAGAAAATATAGGCTATATAAACGGCGCTGGTGATGCTATACCCGAAAGTTTAAAACAAATTGGATATTCCGTAACTACTTTTGACCCAACGAATATTTCAGAAAAGAGTCTTCAGAAATTTGATGCGGTTGTAATTGGAATTCGGGCCTACAACACCGTTCCGGAACTTGCTTTTGCACAGAAAACTTTGAATAAATATGTAGAAAACGGAGGAACGCTAATAGTTCAATACAATACGAACCACGCTCTGGTTACAGAAAATATTGCCCCTTACCCTCTTAAACTTTCCCGTGATCGCGTTACGGATGAATTTTCCGCAGTTACATTTCTTGCACCCAAAAATCCACTATTAAACACTCCCAACAAAATAACCCAAAAAGATTTTGAAGGATGGGTACAGGAACGTGGACTTTACTTTCCAAATGAATGGTCGAAGGAATTCACGCCCATCTTGGGAATGCACGACCGAGGAGAACCTGAAACAAAGGGTGCTCTACTGGTGGCTAAATATGGAAAAGGTTATTATATCTATACAGGTTTGAGTTTTTTCCGTGAACTTCCCGCGGGCGTTCCGGGAGCATATAGATTGTTTGCCAATATGCTGTCGATTGGGAAATAA
- a CDS encoding mechanosensitive ion channel domain-containing protein yields MENITEYTSQLVQSAALIILLLLIRIILRRTIRNYAKKVERLEHRTGLIMKHVDFAVFFLIVLGLITVWGVDFRNLGVFMSSVFAVIGIAFFAQWSILSNITSGVIMFFTFPYKIGDYIKIHDKEIPSEGFIEDIKTFHIILHTKDNEVITYPNSMMLQKGVSIIKPDRIPEIITEIDKNKMELPHD; encoded by the coding sequence ATGGAAAACATAACGGAATATACTTCCCAACTTGTTCAATCTGCGGCATTGATTATTTTACTTTTGCTGATTAGGATTATACTAAGACGGACCATTCGCAACTACGCAAAAAAGGTTGAAAGACTAGAGCACCGTACCGGCCTTATAATGAAACACGTGGATTTTGCGGTTTTCTTTCTAATTGTTCTAGGGCTTATTACCGTTTGGGGAGTGGATTTTAGAAACTTAGGAGTGTTTATGTCCTCGGTATTTGCAGTAATTGGGATTGCCTTCTTTGCTCAATGGTCTATCCTCAGCAACATAACAAGTGGAGTGATAATGTTTTTTACATTTCCCTATAAAATTGGAGATTACATCAAAATCCATGACAAAGAGATACCATCAGAAGGTTTTATTGAGGATATAAAAACTTTTCATATTATTCTACACACTAAGGATAACGAAGTAATAACCTACCCCAATAGTATGATGTTGCAAAAAGGAGTGAGTATTATCAAACCCGATAGAATTCCTGAAATCATTACCGAGATTGACAAAAACAAAATGGAACTTCCCCACGACTGA